A single region of the Candidatus Polarisedimenticolia bacterium genome encodes:
- a CDS encoding dienelactone hydrolase family protein, with amino-acid sequence MSTNPGTFRRLLAAAGLAALSLLPLLAAGAPATRPAHPGALVDLQGTQGALKAYLVKPAGKGPFPGIVVIQEWWGLNDQIKGVADRLAAQGYAAIAPDLYHGAATADPEKAHELMRGLDEKVALADLGAAIDFLRSLPEVGKGRIGSIGFCMGGGLSLQLALHRPDLAGTVMFYGQPETDPALLKGAACPILGLFGEEDQGIPREKIEAMKKGLDEAGKGAEVKIYPKAGHAFFNETRPSYSPDAAADAWKRTLAFFQSRLKG; translated from the coding sequence ATGTCGACGAACCCTGGGACGTTCCGCCGCCTGCTCGCCGCCGCCGGTCTGGCGGCGCTTTCGCTCTTGCCGCTCCTGGCCGCCGGGGCCCCGGCGACGCGGCCGGCCCATCCGGGCGCTCTGGTGGATTTGCAAGGGACCCAAGGCGCCTTGAAGGCTTACCTGGTGAAGCCCGCGGGGAAGGGGCCCTTCCCGGGAATCGTCGTCATCCAGGAATGGTGGGGCTTGAACGATCAGATCAAGGGGGTCGCCGATCGTCTCGCGGCGCAGGGATATGCGGCGATCGCCCCCGACCTCTATCATGGGGCCGCCACGGCCGATCCCGAGAAAGCCCACGAGCTCATGCGGGGTCTCGATGAGAAGGTGGCGCTCGCCGATTTGGGGGCGGCGATCGATTTCCTCCGCTCCCTGCCCGAGGTGGGAAAAGGAAGGATCGGGTCGATCGGGTTCTGCATGGGCGGCGGCCTCTCCCTCCAGCTGGCGCTTCATCGCCCGGACCTCGCCGGCACCGTGATGTTCTACGGCCAGCCGGAAACCGACCCTGCTCTCCTGAAGGGGGCGGCCTGCCCGATTCTCGGATTGTTCGGGGAGGAGGATCAAGGGATCCCGCGTGAGAAGATCGAGGCGATGAAGAAGGGGCTCGACGAAGCGGGGAAAGGGGCCGAGGTGAAGATCTATCCCAAGGCCGGGCACGCCTTCTTCAACGAGACGCGCCCCTCCTACTCGCCCGACGCGGCCGCCGACGCCTGGAAGCGCACGCTCGCCTTCTTTCAGTCCCGGCTGAAGGGATGA
- a CDS encoding adenylosuccinate synthase: MPCVVVVGGQWGDEGKGKIVDRLTERVHVVVRYQGGPNAGHTVVVGGKRFALRHLPSGILRPEVLSVVGNGVVLDPASLLEEIREMREAGIRVDDNLRISDRAHVILPEHRTLDAESEDAMGEARIGTTRRGIGPAYESKVARLGIRAGDLLNATLLRAKLEAYHAARFAPLSRSAAPSDPAKVLDDYLEYGATLEAFLTDATDLLHRQLDAEKSILFEGAQGTLLDLDHGTYPFVTSSSSTAGGACTGSGIGPAHITGVLGVFKAYSSRVGSGPFPTEQKGEVGERIRQRGREYGTVTGRPRRCGWFDAVLARYAVRVNSMKAAALTLCDVLDDFDSILVAVAHEHHGERMPSVATDAETLERCQPVYEVLPGWKQPIGDAKSFEELPHQCRAYIDRLEQLIGCEIALVSVGPEREKTLHRAGNRVEQWLPPGGAAS; the protein is encoded by the coding sequence ATGCCGTGTGTCGTCGTCGTGGGCGGACAGTGGGGCGACGAGGGCAAGGGGAAAATCGTCGATCGGCTCACCGAGCGGGTCCACGTCGTGGTCCGTTATCAGGGGGGGCCCAACGCCGGGCACACCGTGGTGGTCGGCGGAAAGCGCTTCGCGCTGCGCCACCTCCCCTCGGGAATCCTCCGGCCCGAGGTCCTGTCGGTGGTCGGCAACGGGGTGGTCCTCGACCCCGCGTCGCTGCTGGAGGAGATCCGCGAGATGCGGGAAGCGGGAATCCGGGTCGACGACAACCTGCGCATCAGCGATCGGGCCCACGTCATTCTCCCCGAGCACCGCACGCTCGACGCCGAGAGCGAGGACGCGATGGGAGAGGCGAGAATCGGCACGACGCGGCGCGGCATCGGCCCGGCTTACGAGAGCAAGGTGGCGCGCCTCGGCATCCGCGCCGGCGACCTGCTGAACGCCACGCTCCTTCGCGCCAAGCTGGAAGCCTATCACGCGGCGCGATTCGCGCCTCTCTCGCGATCGGCCGCGCCTTCCGATCCCGCGAAAGTGCTCGACGATTATCTCGAATACGGAGCGACGCTGGAAGCTTTCCTCACCGACGCCACCGACCTTCTCCATCGCCAGCTCGACGCCGAGAAGAGCATCCTTTTCGAGGGGGCCCAGGGCACCTTGCTCGATCTCGATCACGGCACCTACCCGTTCGTGACCTCGTCGTCGTCGACGGCGGGCGGCGCCTGCACCGGCTCCGGAATCGGGCCGGCGCACATCACCGGCGTGCTCGGGGTCTTCAAAGCCTATTCGAGCCGCGTCGGCTCCGGCCCCTTTCCGACGGAGCAGAAGGGAGAGGTGGGAGAGCGCATCCGGCAGCGCGGCCGCGAGTACGGGACGGTGACCGGCCGGCCGCGGCGCTGCGGCTGGTTCGACGCCGTCCTGGCCCGCTATGCGGTCCGGGTGAACTCGATGAAGGCCGCGGCGCTCACCCTCTGCGACGTGCTGGACGACTTCGACAGCATCCTCGTGGCCGTGGCCCACGAGCACCACGGCGAGAGAATGCCGAGCGTCGCAACCGACGCCGAGACGCTCGAACGCTGCCAGCCGGTGTACGAAGTGCTTCCCGGGTGGAAGCAGCCGATCGGGGACGCCAAGAGCTTCGAGGAGCTGCCGCACCAGTGCCGCGCCTACATCGACCGCCTCGAGCAGCTGATCGGCTGCGAGATCGCGCTCGTCTCCGTCGGGCCGGAACGGGAGAAAACGCTGCACCGCGCCGGGAACCGCGTGGAGCAGTGGCTCCCGCCGGGCGGCGCGGCGTCCTGA
- a CDS encoding AAA family ATPase, whose translation MLREGIPKPVFDLEDFLVRRTVTYLTGSPKGFKTWLALAWTVALAADCSWAGLKTQGNHRVVFVEAESPAQIPERFHRSCLAYQVNPDRVLDRVKFLFPKRGRLRLDFPDHFQELRRIMEEFKATWLVIDSFIRIHGMDENSSRDMAGLANSVFLPLRDQLGCGVLILDHPPKPLHEGHRTRKEQIRGSWEKLAAADVQIHVETRDSETGKIAGVSVGASRMGPERDEPLWVRLRDTPNGGTRFEVAESPEEFKAGRPGRPPTAKEKAATVINAEVERNPALTFKEAMQAVVGAGVSKETGKRAWREMKGQGSGGSQMVLTPDPGVEGRLGSKGSTPLIGGDPDP comes from the coding sequence ATGCTTCGCGAAGGGATCCCCAAGCCGGTTTTCGACCTCGAGGACTTTCTGGTCCGGCGAACCGTGACCTACCTGACCGGCAGCCCGAAAGGCTTCAAGACCTGGCTCGCTCTGGCGTGGACAGTTGCCCTCGCCGCGGATTGCAGTTGGGCCGGGCTCAAGACTCAGGGGAATCACCGCGTCGTATTCGTCGAAGCGGAATCGCCGGCCCAGATCCCGGAAAGATTTCACCGCTCCTGCCTCGCGTATCAGGTCAACCCGGACCGCGTCCTCGACCGAGTGAAGTTCCTTTTTCCGAAGCGCGGCCGCCTCCGCCTCGATTTCCCGGATCACTTTCAGGAGCTGCGCCGAATCATGGAGGAGTTCAAGGCTACCTGGCTCGTGATCGACTCGTTCATCCGCATCCACGGCATGGACGAAAACTCCTCCAGGGACATGGCCGGCCTCGCCAATAGCGTCTTCCTCCCGCTCCGGGATCAGCTCGGATGCGGCGTGCTCATCCTCGACCATCCGCCGAAGCCGCTTCATGAGGGTCACCGGACCCGGAAGGAGCAGATTCGCGGGAGCTGGGAAAAGCTCGCGGCCGCCGACGTCCAGATCCATGTCGAGACCAGGGATAGCGAGACCGGGAAGATCGCCGGCGTCTCGGTCGGCGCCTCTCGGATGGGACCCGAACGGGATGAACCGCTCTGGGTCCGATTACGTGATACCCCGAACGGCGGGACGCGCTTCGAAGTGGCCGAGAGTCCAGAGGAATTCAAGGCAGGACGGCCCGGGAGGCCGCCCACTGCGAAAGAGAAGGCGGCCACGGTCATCAACGCGGAAGTGGAGCGAAACCCAGCGCTGACCTTCAAGGAGGCCATGCAGGCCGTGGTAGGCGCGGGCGTATCAAAGGAGACCGGAAAGCGAGCATGGCGGGAGATGAAGGGTCAAGGGTCAGGAGGGTCACAAATGGTTTTGACCCCTGACCCTGGAGTGGAGGGTCGGTTGGGGTCAAAAGGGTCAACCCCCCTTATAGGGGGTGACCCTGACCCCTGA
- a CDS encoding phage terminase small subunit P27 family has protein sequence MKPGRRTEPVELKLLKGNPGRRRLPRHEAKPPAGVRAPRFLTSTARAEFKRLSPWLERHGLLTQIDIAPFVCLCQAIVDHRWAVATLEKEGMVSMTSKGTPTIHPAVRIQRSAADAILRFSNEFGLTPAARAGLDIVPVDDDDDDEAFFGQLARHHRKRALAQEKKR, from the coding sequence ATGAAACCAGGCCGAAGGACAGAGCCAGTTGAGTTGAAGCTCTTGAAAGGAAACCCAGGACGGCGACGCTTGCCGCGGCATGAAGCCAAGCCACCCGCTGGCGTCAGGGCGCCACGCTTTTTGACGAGCACCGCGCGGGCGGAATTCAAACGTCTGTCGCCCTGGCTGGAGAGACACGGCCTCCTCACGCAGATTGATATCGCCCCCTTCGTCTGTCTGTGTCAGGCAATTGTGGATCATCGTTGGGCGGTCGCCACCCTGGAAAAAGAAGGGATGGTCTCGATGACGAGCAAGGGGACCCCGACCATACACCCCGCTGTCCGGATTCAGAGATCCGCAGCGGACGCCATCTTGAGATTCTCAAATGAATTTGGATTGACCCCAGCCGCGCGAGCCGGCCTCGACATTGTGCCCGTCGACGATGACGATGACGACGAAGCTTTTTTCGGTCAGCTGGCCCGACACCACCGGAAGAGGGCCTTGGCTCAGGAAAAGAAGCGTTGA
- the hutU gene encoding urocanate hydratase: MTEPRPQTTIRAPRGAARTCRGWVQEAAMRMLMNNLDPEVAERPADLVVYGGTGKAARNWQAYHRIVETLKRLGSDETLLIQSGKPVGVFRTQEEAPRVLISNSMLVPAWADWEHFREYERMGLTMYGQMTAGSWIYIGTQGILQGTYETFAAAARRHFGGSLKGRLILTAGLGGMGGAQPLAATMNEGVLIAVEVDPERVRRRLATGYCDEEAKSFEEAVDKARQALRDQRPRSIALHGNAADLIPRFAREKVIPDLLTDQTSAHDLLNGYVPHGMPLAEALALRAAHPAEYQKRAKESVAAHVRGMLDLMRAGAVTFDYGNNIRQAAREGGVEDAFGFPGFVPAYIRPLFCEGKGPFRWVALSGDPRDIRRTDRAILELFPGDAALGRWIRLAGERIQFQGLPARICWLGYGERAKFGLAINDLVARGEISAPVVIGRDHLDSGSVASPNRETEGMKDGSDAIADWPILNALLNAVSGASWVSVHHGGGVGMGYSLHAGMVVVADGSPEAARRLERVLTTDPGTGVMRHADAGYPEALEAARRHGIDLPSEI, translated from the coding sequence ATGACCGAGCCGAGACCTCAGACGACGATTCGGGCTCCGCGAGGCGCCGCGCGGACCTGCCGCGGGTGGGTCCAGGAAGCGGCGATGCGGATGCTCATGAACAACCTCGATCCCGAGGTGGCCGAGCGGCCGGCCGACCTGGTGGTCTACGGCGGCACCGGCAAGGCGGCGCGCAACTGGCAGGCCTACCACCGGATCGTGGAGACGCTCAAGCGGCTCGGATCGGACGAGACGCTGTTGATCCAGTCGGGCAAGCCGGTCGGGGTCTTCCGCACCCAGGAGGAGGCGCCTCGGGTCCTGATCAGCAATTCGATGCTGGTTCCCGCCTGGGCCGACTGGGAGCATTTCCGCGAGTACGAGAGGATGGGGCTCACGATGTACGGCCAGATGACCGCCGGCTCCTGGATCTACATCGGCACGCAGGGCATTCTCCAAGGGACGTACGAGACGTTCGCGGCGGCCGCGCGCCGGCATTTCGGCGGAAGCCTGAAAGGGCGACTGATCCTGACGGCCGGACTCGGGGGGATGGGCGGGGCCCAGCCGCTGGCCGCCACGATGAACGAAGGCGTCCTGATCGCCGTGGAGGTCGATCCGGAGCGCGTCCGGCGGCGCCTGGCGACCGGCTACTGCGACGAGGAGGCGAAGAGCTTCGAGGAAGCGGTCGACAAGGCGCGCCAGGCGTTGCGCGACCAGCGCCCTCGGTCGATCGCCCTGCACGGCAACGCCGCCGATCTCATCCCACGGTTCGCCCGGGAGAAGGTGATCCCCGACCTTCTCACGGACCAGACTTCGGCCCACGATCTCCTGAACGGCTACGTGCCCCACGGGATGCCGCTCGCGGAGGCCCTGGCGCTGCGGGCGGCGCATCCGGCCGAATACCAGAAGCGGGCGAAAGAATCCGTGGCGGCGCACGTCCGCGGCATGCTCGACCTGATGCGCGCCGGAGCGGTCACCTTCGACTACGGCAACAACATCCGTCAGGCCGCCCGCGAAGGCGGGGTCGAGGACGCCTTCGGCTTCCCCGGCTTCGTCCCCGCCTACATACGCCCTCTCTTCTGCGAGGGCAAGGGGCCTTTTCGATGGGTGGCTCTCTCCGGCGATCCGCGGGACATCCGGCGCACCGACCGGGCGATTCTCGAGCTCTTCCCCGGTGACGCGGCGCTGGGCCGTTGGATCCGGCTGGCCGGAGAGCGGATTCAGTTCCAGGGACTCCCCGCCCGGATCTGCTGGCTCGGGTACGGCGAGCGGGCCAAGTTCGGGCTGGCGATCAACGATCTCGTGGCCCGCGGGGAGATCTCGGCGCCGGTCGTGATCGGCCGGGACCATCTCGATTCGGGATCGGTCGCCTCGCCGAACCGGGAGACCGAGGGGATGAAGGACGGGTCGGACGCGATCGCCGACTGGCCGATCCTGAACGCCCTGCTGAACGCCGTGTCGGGGGCGAGCTGGGTCTCGGTGCATCACGGCGGCGGGGTGGGAATGGGCTATTCGCTGCACGCCGGGATGGTCGTCGTGGCGGACGGGAGTCCCGAGGCGGCGCGCCGGCTCGAGCGGGTGCTCACCACCGATCCCGGGACCGGGGTGATGCGCCATGCCGACGCCGGCTATCCGGAGGCGCTGGAGGCGGCGCGGCGTCACGGCATCGATCTTCCCTCCGAAATCTAG
- the hutH gene encoding histidine ammonia-lyase produces the protein MRRRTIQIDGKSLTLSEVGSVASGGARVALSPAARRRMERSRGVIERLVGSDEQIYGVNTGFGRLKDVRIRDDQLEALQANLIRSHCAGVGAPLSAAQTRAVMLLRANVLARGHSGVRPRVVDLLLAMLNRDLLPVIPSQGSVGASGDLAPLAHLVLPMLGEGEVVKSGRRVAAAAALRSARLRPLRLQAKEGLSLINGTQMMTALGILALLRAESLLVHADLAGALSLEALRGSRRAFDARIERLRPHPGQAASASNLRALLAHSEIETSHADCGRVQDSYALRCMPQVHGAARDALSHVRDVLEREANAVTDNPLLFPEAGELLSAGNFHGEPVAIALDYFAIAVAEVAGISERRIERLTNPDLSGLPAFLTPDPGLHSGFMIAQVTAAALVSENKGLAHPASVDSIPTSASQEDHVSMGAWAARKAHQVLENAERVLAIEILAACQGLDFLAPLKSSPALEAGKRAVRRVVPRVEEDRVLSKDIESMVGLMRSGRLREAVERTTGSLR, from the coding sequence ATGCGCCGCCGCACCATCCAGATCGACGGGAAATCCCTGACGCTTTCCGAAGTCGGAAGCGTCGCCTCGGGCGGCGCCCGGGTCGCCCTCTCGCCCGCCGCCCGCCGCCGGATGGAGCGCAGCCGGGGCGTCATCGAGCGGCTGGTCGGAAGTGACGAGCAGATCTACGGGGTCAACACCGGCTTCGGGCGCTTGAAGGACGTCCGGATACGCGACGACCAGCTGGAGGCGCTGCAGGCCAACCTGATAAGGAGTCATTGCGCGGGAGTCGGCGCGCCTCTCTCCGCCGCTCAGACCCGGGCGGTCATGCTGCTGCGCGCCAACGTCCTGGCCCGCGGGCATTCGGGAGTCCGGCCGCGCGTCGTCGACCTGCTGCTGGCGATGCTCAACCGGGACCTCCTGCCGGTCATCCCGTCGCAGGGCTCGGTCGGCGCCAGCGGCGACCTCGCGCCCCTCGCCCACCTCGTCCTGCCGATGCTCGGGGAGGGGGAAGTCGTGAAATCGGGGCGCCGGGTGGCGGCGGCCGCCGCTCTGCGGAGCGCGCGCCTCCGCCCGCTGCGGCTCCAGGCGAAGGAAGGGCTCTCTTTGATCAACGGGACGCAGATGATGACCGCCCTCGGGATCCTGGCGCTGCTGCGCGCCGAAAGCCTCCTGGTGCACGCCGACTTGGCGGGGGCGCTCTCGCTGGAGGCCCTGCGGGGCTCGCGGCGGGCCTTCGACGCCCGGATCGAGCGGCTGCGCCCCCATCCGGGCCAGGCGGCCTCCGCGTCGAACCTGCGCGCCTTGCTCGCGCACAGCGAGATCGAGACCTCCCACGCCGATTGCGGCAGGGTGCAGGACAGCTACGCCCTGCGCTGCATGCCCCAGGTCCACGGCGCGGCGCGCGACGCCCTGTCGCACGTGCGGGACGTGCTGGAGCGGGAGGCGAACGCCGTCACCGACAATCCCCTGCTCTTCCCCGAAGCCGGGGAGCTGCTCTCCGCCGGGAACTTCCATGGGGAGCCGGTGGCGATCGCCCTGGACTACTTCGCGATCGCCGTGGCGGAGGTGGCCGGGATTTCCGAGCGGCGCATCGAGCGGCTGACCAATCCCGATCTCAGCGGCCTTCCCGCCTTCCTCACCCCCGATCCGGGGCTGCATTCGGGTTTCATGATCGCGCAGGTCACCGCCGCGGCGCTGGTCTCGGAGAACAAGGGCCTCGCCCACCCCGCCAGCGTCGACTCGATCCCGACGTCGGCCTCGCAGGAGGATCACGTGAGCATGGGGGCCTGGGCGGCGCGCAAGGCGCATCAGGTGCTGGAGAATGCGGAGCGCGTCCTGGCCATCGAGATCCTCGCGGCCTGCCAGGGCCTCGACTTCCTCGCGCCTTTGAAGAGCTCTCCGGCCCTGGAGGCCGGGAAGCGAGCGGTGCGGCGGGTCGTCCCGCGGGTCGAGGAAGACCGGGTATTATCGAAGGACATCGAGAGCATGGTGGGGCTGATGCGTTCCGGCCGGCTCCGCGAGGCGGTCGAGCGGACGACCGGCTCCTTGCGATGA
- a CDS encoding aminotransferase class V-fold PLP-dependent enzyme, with the protein MSAFSGWRPAFDLHPGAVYLNAASEGPLPRVARQALLAVLDRKVDPFRLGGEEYFQIPQRAREWCARLAGCQADEIVLTTGAGAGINLAAAGLPLEAGDEVLLLKGDFPALLNPFLHARGRGIVPIEVAPATKFPAVSDFERAVTPRTRVLALSHVHPASGFRNDLTALGGFCRERGLWFVVDAAHSAGVLPLRFQEEPIDILAAPGHKWLLGFTGTGFAAIRASVMERMRPPAVGWMGSLSNAAQFISIPPFDLTLFRGGRKFEVGTTPYLQLAAWNAALQLLAEIGPEALERHVLSLLEPLRDYLRNSPYKTISSDEPACRSGILSFTGKFPAKLLRLLNERRIFPALRAGALRVSPHLYNTAEDIDRLIEALRELESAKLEGERKGENL; encoded by the coding sequence GTGAGCGCTTTCTCCGGATGGCGGCCGGCGTTCGATCTCCACCCCGGCGCCGTCTACCTGAACGCGGCGAGCGAAGGCCCCCTGCCGCGCGTGGCGCGCCAGGCCTTGCTCGCCGTCCTCGATCGCAAGGTCGACCCCTTCCGGCTCGGCGGCGAGGAGTATTTCCAGATCCCGCAGCGCGCCCGCGAGTGGTGCGCGCGGCTCGCCGGCTGCCAGGCCGACGAGATCGTCCTGACGACGGGAGCGGGAGCGGGCATCAACCTGGCGGCGGCCGGACTGCCTCTCGAGGCGGGGGACGAGGTCCTGCTCCTCAAGGGCGATTTCCCGGCCCTCTTGAATCCCTTTCTACACGCCCGCGGGCGCGGGATCGTCCCGATCGAGGTCGCTCCCGCGACCAAGTTCCCCGCCGTCTCCGACTTCGAGCGCGCCGTCACTCCCCGGACCCGCGTCCTGGCGCTCAGCCACGTGCACCCCGCCAGCGGCTTTCGGAACGATCTCACCGCGCTCGGGGGCTTCTGCCGCGAGCGCGGTCTGTGGTTCGTAGTGGACGCGGCCCATTCCGCCGGCGTGCTTCCCCTGCGATTTCAGGAGGAGCCGATCGACATCCTGGCGGCCCCGGGGCACAAGTGGCTCCTCGGCTTCACGGGGACCGGGTTCGCCGCCATCCGCGCCTCGGTCATGGAGCGGATGAGGCCCCCCGCCGTGGGATGGATGGGATCGCTGAGCAACGCCGCGCAGTTCATCTCCATCCCGCCGTTCGATCTGACGCTGTTCCGCGGCGGGCGGAAATTCGAGGTCGGGACCACGCCCTATCTGCAGCTGGCGGCCTGGAACGCCGCGCTGCAGCTGCTCGCCGAAATAGGGCCCGAGGCGCTCGAGCGGCATGTCCTGTCGCTGCTCGAGCCGCTGCGCGACTACCTCCGGAACTCTCCTTACAAGACGATCTCTTCCGACGAGCCGGCCTGCCGGTCGGGAATTCTCTCCTTCACGGGAAAGTTCCCGGCGAAGCTCCTGCGCCTCTTGAACGAGCGCCGGATCTTTCCGGCGTTGCGCGCGGGGGCGCTGCGCGTCTCGCCGCATCTCTACAACACCGCGGAAGACATCGACCGGCTGATCGAGGCGCTCCGCGAGCTGGAGAGCGCCAAGCTGGAAGGGGAGCGGAAAGGGGAGAACCTCTAG